One Deinococcus sp. LM3 genomic region harbors:
- a CDS encoding ABC transporter ATP-binding protein, producing MTAATTIGGALSPTPPGAEVLRAEGLSKRFGGLKAVQDVSFTHYQGEILAVIGPNGAGKTTLLNLLSGVYRPSAGRLHLGGRDVTDLPMEARCHAGLGRAFQIVRPFPEMTVHENVTVGALFGKPGQRLPEARERAWALLERTGLAAHAEKAAHELTLLQDKRLEVARALATQPSVLLLDEVMAGLRPGEAQEAVALVRGVRDSGVSVLFIEHIMPVVRDLADRVVVMDQGQVLAQGTYREVTADPRVVSAYLGTEEGLHA from the coding sequence GTGACGGCCGCGACGACCATCGGGGGCGCCCTCTCCCCCACCCCGCCGGGAGCGGAAGTGCTGCGTGCCGAGGGCCTCTCGAAGCGTTTCGGGGGTCTGAAGGCCGTGCAGGACGTGTCGTTCACGCACTACCAGGGCGAGATCCTGGCCGTGATCGGGCCGAACGGGGCGGGCAAGACGACGCTGCTGAACCTACTGTCCGGCGTGTACCGCCCGTCAGCGGGACGGCTGCACCTGGGGGGCCGCGACGTGACGGACCTGCCCATGGAGGCCCGCTGTCACGCCGGGCTGGGCCGCGCCTTCCAGATCGTGCGGCCCTTCCCGGAGATGACCGTGCACGAGAACGTCACGGTGGGCGCGCTGTTCGGCAAGCCGGGTCAGCGCCTGCCGGAAGCGCGCGAGCGGGCCTGGGCGCTGCTGGAACGCACCGGGCTGGCCGCGCACGCGGAGAAGGCCGCGCACGAACTGACGCTGCTACAGGACAAGCGCCTGGAGGTGGCACGCGCCCTGGCGACCCAGCCCAGCGTGCTGCTGCTGGACGAGGTGATGGCGGGCCTGCGTCCCGGCGAGGCGCAGGAAGCGGTCGCGCTGGTGCGGGGCGTGAGGGACAGCGGCGTGAGCGTGCTGTTCATCGAGCACATCATGCCGGTCGTGCGGGATCTGGCCGACCGGGTGGTCGTGATGGACCAGGGGCAGGTGCTGGCGCAGGGCACGTACCGCGAGGTGACCGCCGACCCGCGCGTAGTGAGCGCCTACCTGGGCACCGAGGAGGGACTGCACGCATGA
- a CDS encoding branched-chain amino acid ABC transporter permease → MSARNVEGGTPVRAAPRREVTLGAALPLLAFLALAALFPFLPLGSRAEFLLQIAFFTLVAGIMALSWDILARSGQVSLAHAAFYGLGAYGYALLLKAGLPWALAMPVAALLAGGVSLILGAVTMRLSGMYFAIATLAFTEVVRTIIQNLPENVAGGATGLLVPALLGGNSRAQYALAWGLLAFTVLVSLAVRLTRLHFAFAAIRQGEETARVLGVSIVRFKLLAFFISSSLAALAGVLYAGKTFFINPLETFSLANSIAPLTTSIFGGLYTTLGPVLGAGVLRVAEELLHNSVKNGYLVVYGLVLMLSILWLPRGLMGLRRGRKHGGDL, encoded by the coding sequence GTGAGTGCCCGCAACGTCGAGGGGGGAACGCCCGTGCGCGCCGCGCCGCGCCGTGAGGTGACGCTGGGAGCCGCGCTGCCGCTGCTGGCGTTCCTGGCGCTGGCGGCGCTGTTTCCGTTCCTGCCGCTGGGAAGTCGCGCGGAATTCCTGCTTCAGATCGCGTTCTTCACGCTGGTGGCGGGCATCATGGCGCTGTCGTGGGACATCCTGGCGCGCAGCGGGCAGGTGAGCCTCGCGCACGCGGCGTTCTACGGGCTGGGCGCGTACGGGTACGCGCTGCTGCTGAAAGCGGGCCTGCCGTGGGCGCTGGCCATGCCGGTCGCGGCGCTGCTGGCAGGCGGCGTGAGTCTGATCCTGGGCGCGGTGACCATGCGTCTGAGCGGCATGTACTTCGCGATTGCCACGCTGGCCTTCACCGAGGTGGTCCGCACGATCATCCAGAACCTCCCCGAGAACGTGGCGGGCGGCGCGACGGGCCTGCTGGTGCCGGCGCTGCTGGGCGGGAACAGCCGCGCGCAGTACGCGCTGGCGTGGGGCCTGCTGGCCTTCACGGTGCTGGTCAGTCTCGCGGTGCGCCTGACGCGGCTGCACTTCGCGTTCGCAGCGATCCGGCAGGGTGAGGAAACGGCGCGGGTACTGGGGGTCAGCATCGTGCGGTTCAAGTTGCTGGCGTTCTTCATCAGTTCGTCGCTGGCGGCGCTGGCAGGCGTGCTGTACGCCGGGAAGACCTTCTTCATCAATCCGCTGGAGACGTTCAGTCTGGCGAACTCGATCGCGCCGCTGACCACCTCGATCTTCGGGGGGCTGTACACGACGCTGGGGCCGGTGCTGGGCGCGGGCGTGCTGCGCGTGGCCGAGGAATTGCTGCACAACAGCGTGAAGAACGGCTATCTGGTCGTGTACGGGCTGGTGCTGATGCTGAGCATCCTGTGGCTCCCGCGCGGCCTGATGGGTCTGCGGCGGGGCCGGAAACACGGAGGTGACCTGTGA
- a CDS encoding branched-chain amino acid ABC transporter permease, translated as MDLFAQTLVNGLLQSGLYALVASGLALAVGVVGIVNFAHGEYLMIGAFLAWAGSALLGVDPLLSLPVIAVAVYGVGALTYRVSIRHVLLAPELNQMLLTFGLGILLQNLALMLLGGNTRTVSTPYQASSLQLGELSVGGPKALAFGLAAALLGALYFTLYRTTLGRQMRAVAQNRRGAQLIGIDVDRVYLIAFSVSCALAAVAGVLVSVLLFASPTVGLVFALKAFAIIVMAGLGNLTGVLWASALLGVSEALVQTYVPGGGGWSDAVFFLMIFGTLVLRSYRGAR; from the coding sequence ATGGATTTGTTTGCACAGACGCTGGTGAACGGCCTGCTGCAGAGCGGGCTGTACGCGCTGGTCGCGTCGGGGCTGGCGCTGGCGGTGGGTGTGGTGGGCATCGTGAACTTCGCGCACGGGGAGTATCTGATGATCGGGGCGTTCCTGGCGTGGGCGGGCAGCGCGCTGCTGGGCGTGGACCCGCTGCTGAGCCTGCCGGTGATCGCGGTGGCGGTGTACGGGGTGGGGGCGCTGACGTACCGGGTGAGCATCCGGCACGTGCTGCTGGCCCCGGAACTGAACCAGATGCTCCTGACGTTCGGGCTGGGCATCCTGCTTCAGAATCTGGCGCTGATGCTGCTGGGCGGGAACACCCGCACGGTCAGTACGCCGTATCAGGCGAGCAGCCTGCAACTGGGCGAGCTGAGCGTGGGCGGCCCGAAGGCACTGGCGTTCGGGCTGGCGGCGGCGCTGCTGGGCGCGCTGTACTTCACGCTGTACCGCACGACGCTGGGCCGGCAGATGCGGGCGGTCGCGCAGAACCGCCGGGGCGCGCAGCTGATCGGGATCGACGTGGACCGCGTGTACCTGATCGCCTTCAGCGTGAGCTGCGCGCTGGCGGCCGTGGCGGGCGTACTGGTGAGCGTGCTGCTCTTCGCGTCGCCGACCGTGGGGCTGGTGTTCGCGCTGAAGGCCTTCGCGATCATCGTGATGGCGGGCCTGGGGAACCTGACGGGCGTGCTGTGGGCGTCCGCGCTGCTGGGCGTTTCCGAGGCGCTGGTGCAGACGTACGTGCCGGGCGGCGGCGGCTGGAGTGACGCGGTGTTCTTCCTGATGATCTTCGGGACGCTGGTGCTGCGCTCGTACCGGGGTGCCCGGTGA
- a CDS encoding ABC transporter substrate-binding protein: MKTLLMTGVLLALSGAGAVKVGVLLPLSGAGSVSGQAAKNGYQLALDEINRAGGVLGKPLELEFADDGSAPAKAVPEFVKLVTVEKVDFMAGGVSSATSIAISGPAKQYGTFMAWIGAAAVPVEDAFADHPYFFHYHPWSYYNFEAILGYFKYLKTYKKAKNIAIAYEDGPFGSAGIDATVAAFKKAGFNVVLTEKFKTGSGNFGPLVSKAKAAKPDILYWVGYDTDALPLATEIRQQNLQLGLLYGTPPSWPVGFEKNKLADNVAGLSLWLSSSPNKDSRTFVAAYRKKYGTVTDEYFAPLAYVNLKTLAAAINAAGTTDKAKVAAEMAKTNVSTPFGQLTFSPSLKTKYQGFKAGNWLHFQYLGDARVPVFPIKFAQKPMVYGK; encoded by the coding sequence ATGAAAACACTTCTGATGACGGGCGTTCTGCTCGCGCTGTCCGGCGCGGGCGCGGTGAAGGTCGGCGTGCTGCTTCCCCTGAGCGGGGCGGGCAGCGTGTCCGGGCAGGCCGCGAAGAACGGATACCAGCTGGCGCTGGACGAGATCAACCGGGCGGGCGGCGTGCTCGGCAAACCCCTGGAACTGGAATTCGCGGATGACGGCAGCGCGCCCGCCAAGGCCGTGCCGGAATTCGTGAAGCTCGTGACGGTCGAGAAGGTGGACTTCATGGCGGGCGGCGTGAGCAGCGCCACCAGCATCGCCATCAGCGGCCCCGCCAAGCAGTACGGCACCTTCATGGCCTGGATCGGCGCGGCCGCCGTGCCGGTCGAGGACGCCTTCGCGGACCACCCGTACTTCTTCCACTACCACCCCTGGTCGTACTACAACTTCGAGGCGATCCTCGGGTACTTCAAGTACCTCAAGACGTACAAGAAGGCCAAGAACATCGCCATCGCGTACGAGGACGGCCCCTTCGGCAGCGCGGGCATCGACGCGACCGTCGCGGCGTTCAAGAAGGCGGGCTTCAATGTGGTCCTGACCGAGAAGTTCAAGACCGGCAGCGGCAACTTCGGGCCGCTGGTCAGCAAGGCCAAGGCCGCCAAGCCCGACATCCTGTACTGGGTCGGGTACGACACCGACGCCCTGCCCCTGGCGACCGAGATCCGGCAGCAGAACCTGCAACTGGGCCTGCTGTACGGCACGCCCCCCAGCTGGCCCGTCGGTTTCGAGAAGAACAAACTGGCCGACAACGTCGCGGGCCTGAGCCTGTGGCTGTCGAGCAGCCCCAACAAGGACAGCCGCACCTTCGTCGCCGCGTACCGCAAGAAGTACGGCACCGTCACCGACGAGTACTTCGCGCCGCTGGCGTACGTGAACCTCAAGACGCTGGCCGCCGCGATCAACGCCGCCGGCACGACCGACAAGGCGAAAGTCGCTGCCGAGATGGCCAAAACCAACGTGTCCACGCCGTTCGGGCAGCTGACCTTCAGCCCCAGCCTGAAAACCAAGTACCAGGGCTTCAAGGCCGGAAACTGGCTGCACTTCCAGTACCTCGGGGACGCGCGCGTGCCGGTCTTCCCGATCAAGTTCGCGCAGAAACCCATGGTGTACGGCAAGTAA
- a CDS encoding alpha/beta fold hydrolase: protein MRDSQWTWTPGDSPGAFELRGALPVRGVSVPLRLGGRAWGTLNAARDNAVLVCHHYTGTMRAAGPNPDGTPGWWDTLIGPGRALDTDRYHVVCVNTPGNVQARDAGVLTTGPATPHPDGQPWGERFPAWTMADLHAAQCGLLRALNAPRWHAVVGPSFGGMQALQWAARTPALAPRVAAVATSPVAGPVLRGVFGPLLRAAAGSRDGLHETLRLITFFGLGADGLDLLFRDGDVDTYLRTRTVTADLSHVLDIGRAVQTHDLREVAPLDDLCRRWREHGTRLLSVNVRGDQFFPAAEMRDFAAQTRAAGVAHTHLEFDSPRGHLGALTDTDAFADALRDLLGTAPMPPALDAAEVRHA, encoded by the coding sequence ATGCGAGACAGTCAGTGGACCTGGACGCCCGGCGACTCCCCCGGAGCCTTTGAACTGCGCGGCGCGCTGCCCGTGCGCGGCGTGAGCGTGCCGCTGCGACTGGGCGGGCGCGCCTGGGGCACCCTGAACGCGGCGCGCGACAACGCCGTGCTGGTCTGCCACCACTACACCGGCACCATGCGCGCCGCCGGCCCGAACCCGGACGGCACGCCCGGCTGGTGGGACACCCTGATCGGACCGGGGCGGGCGCTGGACACCGACCGTTACCACGTGGTGTGCGTGAACACCCCCGGCAACGTGCAGGCCCGCGACGCCGGGGTGCTGACCACCGGCCCCGCCACCCCCCACCCGGACGGGCAGCCGTGGGGCGAGCGGTTCCCGGCCTGGACGATGGCGGACCTGCACGCCGCGCAGTGCGGCCTGCTGCGCGCCCTGAACGCCCCGCGCTGGCACGCGGTGGTCGGGCCCAGCTTCGGGGGGATGCAGGCGCTGCAGTGGGCGGCCCGCACCCCGGCGCTGGCGCCGCGCGTGGCGGCCGTGGCGACCAGCCCGGTCGCCGGGCCGGTGCTGCGCGGCGTGTTCGGCCCGCTGCTGCGCGCCGCTGCCGGCAGCCGCGACGGCCTGCACGAGACGCTGCGCCTGATCACCTTCTTCGGGCTGGGCGCCGACGGCCTGGACCTGCTGTTCCGGGACGGGGACGTGGACACCTACCTGCGCACCCGCACCGTGACCGCCGACCTGAGTCATGTGCTGGACATCGGCCGGGCCGTGCAGACCCACGACCTGCGGGAGGTCGCCCCGCTGGACGACCTGTGCCGCCGCTGGCGCGAGCACGGCACGCGGCTGCTCAGCGTGAACGTGCGCGGCGACCAGTTCTTCCCCGCCGCCGAGATGCGAGACTTCGCCGCGCAGACGCGGGCGGCGGGCGTGGCGCACACCCACCTGGAATTCGACTCGCCGCGCGGGCACCTGGGCGCCCTGACCGACACCGACGCCTTCGCGGACGCCCTGCGCGACCTGCTGGGCACGGCGCCGATGCCGCCTGCGCTGGACGCGGCGGAGGTCCGGCATGCCTGA
- a CDS encoding alpha/beta hydrolase, whose translation MPDEGRNRTLVALHGNFASARWWVDLRADPPAGWRVLAPDLPGFAGTPYAGPVSIAGYADWLQEWLRTQEVTRPVLLGHSLGGAVALEVAARDPQALSGLVLAASAPLNGLVTPEENYPVLELLRSTPALLEASLSALFPSSRPANFADLLADGANMAATHYSGNARALAAWGVDPARLAGLPTLVVGGELDPLITPDMVRAQAAALNVEATVLSGRGHGFPQEDPAAFRALLDGFLRILPTP comes from the coding sequence ATGCCTGATGAAGGCAGGAACCGGACCCTGGTGGCCCTGCACGGCAATTTCGCCTCGGCCCGCTGGTGGGTGGACCTGCGGGCCGATCCGCCGGCCGGGTGGCGGGTGCTGGCCCCGGACCTGCCGGGCTTCGCGGGCACGCCCTACGCGGGGCCGGTCTCGATCGCCGGGTACGCCGACTGGCTTCAGGAGTGGCTGCGCACGCAGGAGGTCACGCGGCCCGTGCTGCTGGGCCACTCGCTGGGCGGCGCGGTGGCGCTGGAGGTCGCCGCGCGTGACCCGCAGGCCCTGTCGGGGCTGGTCCTGGCGGCCAGCGCGCCCCTGAACGGACTGGTCACGCCGGAGGAGAACTACCCGGTGCTGGAACTGCTGCGCTCCACCCCGGCCCTGCTGGAGGCCAGCCTGAGCGCGCTGTTTCCGTCGAGCCGCCCCGCGAACTTCGCGGACCTGCTGGCAGACGGGGCGAACATGGCGGCCACGCACTACAGCGGGAACGCTCGCGCGCTGGCCGCGTGGGGGGTGGACCCGGCGCGGCTGGCCGGACTGCCGACCCTGGTGGTGGGCGGCGAACTGGACCCGCTGATCACGCCGGACATGGTGCGGGCGCAGGCGGCGGCGCTGAACGTGGAGGCCACGGTCCTGTCCGGGCGGGGGCACGGGTTCCCGCAGGAGGACCCGGCCGCCTTCCGCGCGCTGCTGGACGGGTTCCTGCGGATCCTCCCCACTCCCTAA